In the genome of Yarrowia lipolytica chromosome 1B, complete sequence, the window ATTTTCTGCCATTTCTGCCATCTCTGCCATTTCTGCCACACTGCCAACATTTTCCCCAGCACAGAAATGCGTCTAGTTTGTTCCAGAGTTGTCGTACTGTCTTCAGATAACTTCCATCATTTTCTCACACTCACCAGGATCATTCTGAATGTCCTCTCATGTCGCCATCTCGAATATTCAGCTGGTTAAAATGATTCTTCCTACACACCTCATAATGATCGACAAAAGGATCGACACGACGATCTCTGGACCCAAAAGGGAAACGAGATGACCTAATGGAGATTACGAGTCCCGCCCGCCTGTTTTTGATCCGCCTTTATTGGCTACAAATGGAGCAAACAAGAAAAATGCTGGTAGATGGAGTGCCAAGAACGGAACCGTCACGTTACTGATAATGGTAACTCGTTCATGTCATGTGATTTGGAAAATATCTCTCTTTTGGTGATACCACGTGATTTGCGATACCGGCGGCATTTTTTCAAGAAACCTGGCCCCAAAAGTGACCATGgcaggtcacgtgatggatGAACATAGCGACGCGGCTCTCATCGCACCGACTAGATTGCTATGGTGCTTTTTAGCTCTTGTTTGAGCTGTTTTTGGAGCGTCGTGGCTATATGAGACGGACGTTGGGCTAAAGAATTGTTTGAGCAGAACTTGTGGCCACGTGGGTTGTACCAGGATATCCGCTGAAGTCAGGGGATTACAATGGTGTCTGTTTCATTTCCATGGGATCATTATTTGTCGACATTGAGACAATTTTCCATGACCGATATTTCGTTTTCGGAAATAACGTCGTTTTCcgacgtcacgtgacaattCGAGATATATCGGCGGGATATTCTGAGGGTTGCGAGTTGGGATCTGATCTTTGATCCTTGATTGGAACATTTCCTGTGATTCTGTGTTGATTTGACCGGCATGAAAACCGTCCTCCTGTTCGGTGCGtctatcacgtgagtgTGACGTTTGGCGCCCACGTGGGGGTCCACAGATTGCTGATTCAGACTTACACATCTCCAGCAAAGACTTTCATCTCTTTCACGTGGCGTTTCAGGGCTGTACAGGGTCTCCAGGGTGTGCTTGTGACGCGTACATAGGGACGCGTGGTGGAAAATTATAATACTGCGGTTTTTGGAACTTCTTTTTTGGTTGGCTAAATGTTGTTGGCAggggtgtttttggtgAAGATCATCGTGGCGGCTAGTCTGAGTTTCTAGATTTTTTtagattttttttggtttttttatatttattgtTTATTTAgttatttttatttttttgtcctATTTTCGCTCATTTTTTGCTTACATAAAGCAAGGGGTAATTTTAACTGAAAAACGccggaaaaaaacaaaataaCGTCTTTGGTAGACCCCAGAGTCATCGTGCTAGTGCAGGGAGCGAAGACGCAGGTTCGAGAGTTGTTTTTTCGGTCCTTTGGGGGGCGTTTGATTAGTCCGGAAATCCCGGGGTATTTTTCTGGAATTATTTGAGAATTGATGGAGATAAGTCGGAGGAAAAGCTGGGAAAAATCACCAATAATTCAAAATCCAATCTGCCGGCCCAAAGAAAGAGCCAGAGAACTCTCTGTGCCTCTCTGTTGCTTCTGCTAGTGCCGTTGATCCCGCTAGACTTCCCGCCAGCAACGTTTACAGGGGTGTCAGCAGTAGTCCATGTATGTGTGTTCTGCGTTCGAATATAGTCCCATGTGATTGCGCATGGAGGGAATTTAAACCGGCGGGAtcggtcatgtgactcgGGtgacggtcacgtggtggCACGTGATTAGACCCCGAGACCCCGGGGCTCCTCTTCTGACCCTGACCCATTGTCCTCTTCCCGTCTGGTGGAATTGACTCCACGCCGATCTCAGATACGAAGGAGATATTATCGAGCCAGCGTCACATACAAGGGTCTGTAGATCGTGATCGGCAATCGTTGGTGCAATAATATGACTTGtttgggtggtggtgtatGTGGTGGTGTAAGAAGGGTTCAGAGAAGTGGTCTGAATGAGCCGAAATTAGGGAAGCACATTATACGACTTCCAAAGAAGGTCCCGTCCAAATTTCAACTGATTCTGACCACTTTTCACTGCTTTCGAATAGTTCCAAATCATCGTCCGAGGGCAAACAAAACTGACAAGCACAACTTTTGCCAGAGACATGGCGGAAATGGAACAAATTTGAAAGATGCAACGGAAACCATGGATCGAGAGCTTCAATTTTGTGTGGATTTTGTCCTCTCGGTGACTGTTTTCGTCGAGTTGTGTGGACTTGTGTGATTCTCTGAACATTACTGTGTGGCTATGTAAGTCTGAATAATTAATGAGCCGCACACGGATGCATTTTGGACCAACTTCGGCGAGGGTCTGTCACATGACTATATACACATCTGAATCTGGGCTTTCCCACTGTACCCTTcttcatcacgtgactcgagGTGAGGTTTGGGTAGTTTTCTGGCGTCTCTTTGGCTCTTTGGGTTAATCAGCATCagatatttttttgtcttcTGACGGTCACCACCTTGGGTCTATGATGTTCATGCTGTATGGTCTAATTTGACCGATCGATTTGCACTGTATTGAGGTTCGTTTTTGTCTTATATAATCGCCAAAGTCCgctttttctctctcttcttcataGCACACAGACGACGCAAACACagacgacacaaacacagacgaTAAAACAAACAGGACTCTTCCCAGTTGCCACCTCGGTAGTGTTGTGAGCACAGTTTCTTGTCGATGGTTGCATTCCAGTTGAGATACTAACACATAGTTCCACAGATCTTTACCTGGAGAGGAACTGCTGGGCTTCCTTGACACAGACAGTTCAATGGGTCAATTACACGACATTCCGGTGTATCCACCAGCTGCATCACAGATCTCCTGCACAGCTCCAGCACTCCACTCCAAGTCCACTTGTGATGGGCTGTGGGAGCAATCCCAGTCAGTGGGCGCACCGACTCCCCACGTCCTACCAACTTGCGCTAACTCCCGCTGTACTCCAACGCCGAAAGCAGCAGGGCTGTCCGACAGGGCTATCGAACAGGGCTGTTCCAGCTCCCGTCTTGTCCACCAGATCGCTCATTTAGCCATGTCCAATTTCCAGGTTCCAGTTGGTCGTTTGTTCATGATcacagtactgtacgctacttgcacttgtctACAGGTTTGTTCAATTAGTTAGtcattactgtacaaataaataaatgcGTCGTCGGACGGTCGCTGCCGGACGTGGCCGTCGGACATGGCCGACAAGTCTGTCTGAGGATAGGTCTATTCTCGAGGAGAGTGGATCTTCTGGTGTCGTCGAAGATTGGAGACGACGGAAAACTGGCGCCCACAGCCAGAAAACTCGCATCGGAAGGGCTTCTCGCCGGTGTGAGAGTAGGTGTGGGTCTGCAGCGACGACGGCCGGGTGAACCGCTTGCCGCAGACGGTGCAGACGTGCTTCTTGAGGGTGCGGAACTGGCGCTTGGACGAAAACTGGTTCATCAGATGCGAGTGCGGGtgcatctgctgctggtagCCCATCTGCATCATCTGCTGCGGCACCTGCTGGCCGTAGTACTGCGCTTGGTTCTGTTGGGCCGCCTGCGCCTGGAattgttgctgctgcacctgctgctgctggagctgctggatctgctggatctgctgctgctggagctggagctgctgcatctggagctgctgctgagtcaTGGGCTGGTTGAAGGGCTGgttgaggagctggccCGATCCCACGCCCACGGCGTAAGGGTTGTTGGCGGTGGGCGACTGGTACTGAGGAGGCGAGTTTCGCACGGGCATGGGCAGTCTGTTGGGGCTCATGGGTGCGGAGCCGGCCTGGCTGGGGGCCTGTGAGGGCACCTGCGAGGGCACCTGGCTAGGAACCTGGCTGGGAACCTGGCTGTGGACCGCCGAGTGGGCCTGGCTGTGGACAGCAGAGTGGTTTGCAGAGTTGACTCCGGAGTTGGGCCCCGAGTAGTAGGCAGCAGCGACGGGCCCGTTGGGGTCGTAGATGGAAGGCAACGACGGAGAGGTGTTGACCTGGGAATGCTGGGGAGACGAGTGGTTGGTGGAAGGGGCGCTGGAGTTGAGGCTTTTGCTCTGGGGCCGGCTGGAGTAGTAGTAGTTATCCTGCTGGTACTCGTGGGCGGCCACAGGTGCCTGAGCAGGCACCTGGGCGGCGCCGATGACAGACTCTCGATCCTTGGGCACCAggttgtacgagtagtcCGATCGGGGCTGGCCAGCAGAGCCGGAGTAGTAGGGTTGTCGGTCTTGCAGAGCTAGCATTGTGAGATGTGGCTTTGGGGAGGCTTGGGGTGCGGGTGGCGGTGGAAGGAGGGAGAGATGGCAAGATGTGTGTCTAGCTGCTGTCTCTCACGGCAGACACAGTCTTATATATCTCATGGTACCTGAATGTGTTTGTGCCAAGGTTTGAATATAGAGTTACGGTTTACAGTCAGGGGTGCAACCACGGATTAGCGAGGTTGACAACAAGAGGTGGGCAAATCGTCGGCTGTTCGTTTcgcacaaaaaaaaaaaaaagggggcGAGTGGGCTTAAAAGGTGCACATGTGCCGTCTACAGATCGAGTTGGTCGTGGTTGCCGGCCGACTTGAGACCTCTCTCTCGCCCACCAAAACACAAACTTTGGGGTGTAGGTTTTGCTTGACTTTTCACAGCGGCCATGTTTGCTTTTCGTTTTATTAGGTTTACGCTTTAGGTTTCAAAAAGAGGTCCTCTGGAGAGTTCTGGTTTGAGTTTGACACAAGGTTCGTGTCAAGGTTTCTGTTTAGATTCAGGGTCAGGGTAGGGTGGAACCCTGGATGGTTGGGGGTCACCCTTGGGTTAGGGTAGCGTCCGGGCTGGGTCAGGGCAGGGGCGGGGCAAGGTCTGGGTTTTGAGTCACGGATTGGAGATATTCAGGGTCAGGGGAATTTTTGCCCCGCTGGGAAATATGGGGTTGGGGTCTTTCTTATTTAGGATATGGGTTAGGGCATTTGCTATTGGTTCTATACTTTGGCAATATTGGTGTCTGCATTACACGCTCCTCCGCACGTGATACCATGAAGATATCTCCAGAACCCTACACCGCCGATTTGTACAAATTGGTGCGCAAAAACATGAAGGGAATGTACGAGGGTTCGGGGATGGGGTGGAATAGGGttgacaagattgacgagatggaggacgaggagctggcgTATCACGTGGCTCGCGAAAATGGAGAGATGCTAGGATTCGTCTCGTTCATGCATACGGTTGAAGACGACGTGGAGGTGGTATATCTGTATGAGCTTCAGGTGGCCAAGGGTCGCCAGGGTCACGGTGTGGGTAAGGAGCTCATGAGGGTTGTGATAGACGAGGCTAGGGCTTGTGGTCGTCCGATCATGTTGACTGTTTTTCTCATGAATGAGCGGGCCATTGGTTTCTACAGGCGGTATGGTTTTGAGCGGGTGGGGGGGGTCCTCAGGAGGGCAAGCGGGTGAGGGGATGGATGCAGATGAGGCGAGACACGAGGAGTGACTAGGCCATGACATGGGTCATATCGGTCCGTGGCATGAGCCATGTCAGGGGGCATTACTGAAGTGGGGCCACATCAGCCATGTTGCGGACTACATTGGCCATGTAACGGCCATTACATAAGCATGTCGTGGGTTCGCGCCCACCATCCGCCCTGTGGTGGGCTACACATTAGCGACGCCGTGGGCTGTGGTTCACTGCTGACTACTCTGCATCCCAAAGGGGCGATCGGCGAGCGAGAGATCGTCGGGGATCAGCGGTTGTCTTGAAGGATGTTGTCTGTTGATCTGTCGATCAACCTGAAAATCTGGAATGTACGCAGTTTAACGAGGGTCGTAACGAGGTCGTAACGGGCGCCGTAATGAACGTGGTCGTTGGCGCTCGGAACCTCTCATTTCGGGCCCGCAACTTCATAGTCCTAATCTGATGCTCGAGCCCCGCTCATAAGTCATAACCTGTAAAACATCCGCCGCCAGATATCAGCTCTAGCAAGTGGGTCCAAACACGCCAACGACATCAAACACTCAGCTACTGTACGGGTACACTGACATCCCTCTCCGGCGTGCCTGATTGCCATACTCAGGGTTTAGGTACATGCGTTTGCGTCTAggtcttgtttttttgcccttACCTcaaattttttttccgtAGCAACCAATGCGGATATAAGACCAATGAGGGGAAGCTGAGGTCCGTGGAGAAACATAAGACGACTCTGGGCAGATGTCTAATGGTCTGGGGGGGTCTGATTTGTGCATTTTTACCGCGGTattcgtcttctccacatttTCGTCTGTATGTATGTGTGGTTATCACATTCGAAGATCAGGAACCGAGCCGAAAACAGGAAGAGCAAATCCCGACGATCCTTCATAAGGTAAGCAAGCGGATGGACAAGTTGCGGATCGATTTGGAGTTGATTTTGTCGAGTTGTGTGGGATTTCCAAACTCAGCGGAAACTGCGGGAAAATCGGTCCTGCTGTTTGACCGTCTGTAGAATGGTGAAtattggtgatgttggcgGGCTGTAGGCGGTCGGCGGTTTCTTACGGCGTTGCAAATTCACTGGTCAAGTCGAAATGGCCCCATGATCGGCAGATCGTCAAACTTTTCCAGACATGTCTCTCAAGcagggcaaaaaaaatcgagCAAGTTGGGGAAATTGGAAAACTCAGtaaaaaatagaaaaaatcacaaaaaTCGGCGGAAAAAATACCAGCATCTCATATTCAACTTGTTCTCTTGATTTTCTcttaaaaaaaatgaaatgaCGTTGGGGGCATCCtcgagaaaaaaaaagaaaaagaaaaaccCACTTCCAATGGGTTGCTCTGAACCAAATTAACCTTTGTAAAATACGTCAGAAGTTGGCATCAAAGGTGATCCTGATActgaaaaaatatatataaagAAATCTAGAAAAATCAACGGAAATACTATGGCGATAAAAATAACCACATAAATGACACAAAAATGACTCAAATCGCttcccccctccccccatATCCACAAACATTCTAAACTTGTCAAAACCAAGCCATCTATTTTACGATATTTTTTCAGCCCAAATTCGCTCCACCGCCCAACGCCTCCATCCAAGTAATTGGCGTGTTCTTCTCGTGTCCGTGGCGACGTTTAGACGTTTGTGCTGATCGCAAGGGTGCCGCTCATGGCTGCTAAATCCAATTTCCTGAGTAGTTGTGCAATCTGCTGGATTTGGTAAAACGGGGAAGTACATgtaaaacaaaaaaaaaaattaaaaaaattacaAGAAAAAACCGAGTTTTATAGTTGAACAAATTGTCATAAAAAGTGGTATCAAATTACAGAATAATAAAAACCAGAAAGTCTCATTTTTCCTAATTAAGAGCCATTCCTAGATAACTACACTCTCAAACCCAACATTAAAAGCATCCCTTGATCGACAGATCTACATGGAAATCCGTCTAGGGAAAGATCTTCACAGCGCAGATTGGCGCCGATCTGAGGGATCGACGGAGCGCACGGGAAATAGGGAAAAGTTAACTCAGCCAAAGCATACGGAAAAGGCAACGGATTTCCGACCGCCAAAAGCAAGTGCTTTTTCCACGCGACAGGACTCGAACCGACCCTGCACCCCACATGGAAGTCGCGGCACCGGAAAGTTGCAACTCGGTCCCCTCTCAGGTGAGACAGTCGAAATCCAAGTCTGCCGGAACCATACGGGTGACTTCTAGCTGTCAGAACAAACCTGGATCCACGTAAATGGGCGTGGTGGGGGATCAGCACGATCGACAGTGGGGGATCGGCTTGTGCCGTGCTACCACGTTAcacagaaggagaagggaAGGGTGAATGAGCAGGGAAGGAGACGGCTTAGGACGTTCCAAGTGCAAGCATTGTAGAGCCCAAAGCGTCCTTCTCGGAAGTCCATAGTCCGAAGTCCgccaaacaaaaaaaaaaaaaaaaacaacaacaaaaaagcAATTCCAACAGTGACCATGGAACGGAACGTGTTGAAAACCCGACACAATTGAACGAGATGTAGTCAACAACTACACTTTTGAATCCCGATCCATCTCACGACTCTGATCCACAATTCTGCATCACCCGCCACTCCCATTGACCATGTCTCTCTTATCAATCCCATTGTCTCTTGTCTTGGTGGCTGTATGGTGACATCATGAGAACGGAAGATCCAGATGGTCTGCGCTGCACGCACTCCAGAAAAGAGCAAATCAACCGCCTTGACATGTGACTCAGAGTTCAATTGACGGCAATGAAACCGCCGTAGAATTGAGCCAATTCGGTTCGACTGCAGCGCAGCGCTTTGCTTTTGACAAACATAAACCTACAGCCAAACCCAGCCGGCGCACACAGTGTAGCCATATGTCAGGGAACGATTGTGCATGGAGATCGGCGGTGCAAGACAGACGGGACGTGGGCGGGAGATAGGCGGCAGATGggcggtggagaaggtgatgGAGTAGGCGTGGAAGACACTTCTTATGACTCCACTCCACATCCCCGGCTCCGCTCAACTCCACAACCCCCCGCTCAACTCCTCTCTCGACTCAAGGGCAGAGTTCAGCCTCCTGTGGAAATtcactccttctcctcgaaaAAGTAACGTGAGGGGTCCATCCACTACCACACAATTAGTCAGTAACCAGTTATCATAAGAGTGTAAATGACGGAAAGGGACAAAAGTGATCGTCGAGAAAGAGTTAGGGCTGTGCCGGCTGGACCCACGACAAGCTCGAGGGCGCCAAAGTGACCGCCAGACTTGTTCATAAGAATGACTAACAAGCAGCCAAACCACGGGTCCAGCAACCACTTGTAGAGCCATTTGCGCTTCTCCACGGAGTTCACCAAAGAGTAGCTGAGGAAAAATCAGGCCATATCCACCTGCCCCAGCTCTCTTAAGCTCTACTGTCTGTGGTGAGCGAGACTGAGAGAACTTTCCGTATAAGGGTCATACCGTAGTAGTGCCGTGTTCGTAGAAGTgccgtatgtacatactgtactcttaGTTCACCAATACCACTACCGTCGATTcgagatgagatgaggAGGTGTGGCTCCAGCTGTACTCCTCGAGACATGATTGGAAAAGACACATGCTCTTGAGAATCAAGTCACAGCGCTGGAGATCGTGTTGTCCGTGTTGTCACCGTCTATACGCTTCCACTCGTTGTATTACCACTTTACAAGCATTTATCATAATACTTGTTCTGTAGTAGACACTTGTACGAGCACTGACCACACTTGCATCCTGTCGCATTACCGTGAGACAGAATGAGACAGAATGAGACATAATTCTATAGACATTGACTTTCCATACAGGAGAACGGCACCTAGGTCGTTAATCTCAACTTCGCCAAAGCCCGATGGTGAGTCAATGTCTGCGCATGGCCAGGTAGAAACAACGTGCTTTACACAGCCTAGCTGGTTGTCATCGTACTCTCTGGGGGTGTCCAGAGGCTGTAGAAACCCATCGGCAAGAGAGTCTGTAACTACATGGCGCCATTGGTGATCAACAACATCTTGAGCCAGTCAAAACGTCACTCGCGGTTGTCGACAAGAACAATTAAATTCCAGACAGTGATCGCATTTGGGTCGGAAGATGTCAAGTCATATCACAGGCCTCAAGACAGTATCTGAGGCGCAAGTCCCGGCAAGTCCTTGGTGAACAGGGTGCTCTCTGGGATAGCCTTAGACCTGGCCAGAATCTGGTCAGGTATCTGTATCAATGGTGTGCCACGCTCCCACGCCACAATTCCAAAGTTGAATCTGCAATTCGATCGGGGACCCGCAAGGAGGGGACCAATTACCAGTGGACAGCTCCATTCTGGGTCACTCTTGTAGAGAGACTAGCCATCAGCCGAATACAGACAAAGTAAACAAGGCAATTAGGAGTTGGCAGTGACCGATCTCTGTCAGTCACCAAGTTCATTGGGCACTGGCTCCATCGGGACCTAGTCCCAGATTCTGTCCTAGTCCCAGGGTCTGCTCTAGTCCTAAACTAGGGAACTACCCAGACTTGCCACTCACAACTTCCACCAGACCCAGGTATTGTCTGTGGTATCACAATTGCAAAAATCTTGACACAGTCTAGCCTCGGTCGATTAGCCAACATGATCACAGGACTCGGATCGCTGACTCTATAGGCTGGCTTTATGTGTCAACcctccaacctcctcgaTCAGCCTCACACActgcctctgcctctgcGGTTCACAGTGTATAACCGTAGAGTCCGTGGAAGTGTTGTGTCACTTGACAACTGGCGAGCTGGCTGATGACACATGGGCTGACTGATGACACATGGACTGACTGATGACACCCGGGCTGGTATCCGACAAACTACCTGGTATCCCGACAGACGAGCAAGACGTTCACAGTCCGAGTGACTTGAAACTGAACGAGAGTGTCTGTGTGACTTGTAAGCCCGAAAGAGAGACACGAAACCGCGTTCGGTTAGGGCAATTCACGCGACGATCTCGATCtcggaaagaagaaaaaaagagaggaATGAGAAGATAGGTTTGGGGCGGGGAGGAACATGCTTATATAGATgggggagatggaggaaaAAGTGACGTAATGTATTACCAACAGATGTATTACCAAGTAAAGAGCTTCACTAAAGAGTTTCAGTTACATCTTAATTCTTTTAGTGATCCCATTAATTTTAGTTGGATTTTTAGTTTATTAATTAATACTTTTATTTATACTTTTAATTTTAATTATATTTGTTGATTAAATCAGTAAATTTAGTAAAATAAAACATTGAAAATCTACAAACTCCGTAACTGCTGATAAATCGGTACCAAAACAACTTCAATATACTCTGATCACCTCTGAAGGCATTTCACCTTCATTGATGTAATGAAGACAGTAGGTCTGAGCACGTTGGAGGGTGTATCAAAATATAGCATGTGGTACAATAACTGGTGGTAGTTGTTGATGGTCATGTGATATAACATATCCCAAGAAGTCTACAAATTAATGTGTTttacaatacttgtattgaTAATTCAGCTCTACTCACATACTTTGTAGTTGTGCCAGTACGTAGGTCTGTCTACCAACATACTTGATAATTCAGTGTAGATTGACAAGCCTCCATAAATATACAAGCTCCATAAATATCTACCATAGTttctgtacatacgagGCTTCCTATTGTGACTCCGTTGTCAGTTCAATTTATGTATAATATGACGTCTTCATTCGCAGTAAACGTGTCTTGTATATATCGATCATATCCTGACTGTACATCCAGGCTCCCAGTTTTCCCTCTGAATATCCAACAAACAACTCTCTTCCAAATAATCCCAGAGATCCTTGGTTCAGCTCAAAGTCTTCCTTCATCTACCAGATTCCAGATAGCCAGAAGTACACACAATAAAAATTCTTGTGTGTTTCCCTCAATATAAAACGTACTATAGAGAAACAGTACATATCGTTGAGCCCCCCATGGGACacgagagaagagagagcCTAAGTACTGTTCGAACTGCTTGATCCGGTTTTTACAATAGTACATCTTGTTTATTCTTGCAGTCCCTCTTCCATCGTCCTCAGAAATGTCTTTCATGTCGACGAAAATGGGAAATAACCCCGTGTACCTTCTGGAGAACGGTCTATCATCCATAGGAGTCCCTTACAAACCGAGTTAACTCCTACGACCGAATCTGGAAACTAAATAGTTTCGGGTACCTCGTCAGTATCGACATTACATAATCTCAAGGTCGTCTCATTCATACATAATAGTAAGCCAGTGATCTGGGGAAGATGTATCACATATCTTGGTCATTCTTAATCAAATCCTCGAAAGGACTTATGAGTCATCATCGCATGGAAATTCAACCCTAGTTAGTACTACAGTGTAggctgttttttttcaacttATCTCTTCGAAATTATCAAGCAACATGGAGCAGTTCAAAGTTACTCAATGTTGTTCAAAATCGATTTTTGTATATATTATCGTTTTCTCCGACTCCAATTTACTCACTGTGCAAAATCTGAAGAGGATTTGAGCACTTTCAACCATTTAATGATATCaaatgaaaaataaaaaattattattatatataaaaatataaataaatagaacattaaataaatacaagggaaaaaaacaggaaaaaacatggaaaaaaaaacagggaaaaaaagggggaaaaaaacaacagaaTCAAATCGAATCAGCCCTTCTCAAAGCCCCTACCAGGTCACACGAACAAATGAAATCCAAGTCCCTTGGGTACATGACCAGATCTTGGTGGTTTCCAGGGTGATTGAGTGTATTTCAGCACGGACCGAAAAGACCACATTTTCGAGAATTTGGCTGACATTCTCGAAAGCATAGGAGTATATCTGACTTCTTTGTTTCTCTCT includes:
- a CDS encoding uncharacterized protein (Truncated form of YALI0B00638g, similar to uniprot|Q9USH6 Schizosaccharomyces pombe Hypothetical 24.6 kDa protein); the encoded protein is MKISPEPYTADLYKLVRKNMKGMYEGSGMGWNRVDKIDEMEDEELAYHVARENGEMLGFVSFMHTVEDDVEVVYLYELQVAKGRQGHGVGKELMRVVIDEARACGRPIMLTVFLMNERAIGFYRRYGFERVGGVLRRASG
- a CDS encoding uncharacterized protein (Compare to YALI0B00660g, weakly similar to uniprot|Q12151 Saccharomyces cerevisiae YDR213w UPC2 regulatory protein involved in control of sterol uptake), with product MLALQDRQPYYSGSAGQPRSDYSYNLVPKDRESVIGAAQVPAQAPVAAHEYQQDNYYYSSRPQSKSLNSSAPSTNHSSPQHSQVNTSPSLPSIYDPNGPVAAAYYSGPNSGVNSANHSAVHSQAHSAVHSQVPSQVPSQVPSQVPSQAPSQAGSAPMSPNRLPMPVRNSPPQYQSPTANNPYAVGVGSGQLLNQPFNQPMTQQQLQMQQLQLQQQQIQQIQQLQQQQVQQQQFQAQAAQQNQAQYYGQQVPQQMMQMGYQQQMHPHSHLMNQFSSKRQFRTLKKHVCTVCGKRFTRPSSLQTHTYSHTGEKPFRCEFSGCGRQFSVVSNLRRHQKIHSPRE